A single window of Flavobacterium sp. 140616W15 DNA harbors:
- a CDS encoding M4 family metallopeptidase has protein sequence MAFVAANAATRYSGTQVIQTTLSGSSYILADATRGLGINTYNMKKGTSYTAAVNFTDADNNWTAAEYANTNKDNGALDAHWGAEKTYDYWSTVHGRNSFNNAGAIIKSYVHYSNAYDNAYWDGSVMTYGDGSGTYFDILTAIDVAGHEIGHAVCTYTANLAYQKESGAMNEGFSDIWGACIEYYAAPSKSIWLIGEDIERRAGHLSLRSMSNPKAEGQPDTYGGTNWKVINCGTPTQANDYCGVHTNSGVLNHWFYILSVGKTGTNDIGSSYSVTGITIDKAAKIAYRLESVYLTANSTFANARTSGIQSAIDLYGAGSPEVIATTDAFYAVGVGASYVGSTDTIAPTAPTALAASGTTGTTTNLSWTAATDNVAVTGYDIYQGTTLKGSSTTTTYTVTGLTALTAYSFSVKAKDAAGNVSPASNTVNVTTLANTVTYCASQGNNTADERIGKVVFGTINNTSTGTAGYENFTSISTNVAAGTAYTITITPAWTSTTYSEGYAVFIDYNQDGDFADTGETVWTKATSTTTPVTGTITIPASATLGTTRLRVAMKYNGIPTSCEAFSYGQVEDYSVNITAAGAIVTPEVTAGLIETNDNTSFALYPNPVNNELNVSLAKSDGATFRITNNLGQQVTAGQLSGTSIDVSSLNTGIYIIELNNGGKRIVKKFVKK, from the coding sequence ATGGCTTTTGTTGCAGCAAATGCGGCTACACGTTATAGCGGAACTCAGGTAATTCAAACAACTTTAAGTGGATCTTCATATATACTAGCAGATGCAACAAGAGGTTTAGGCATAAACACGTATAATATGAAAAAAGGAACTAGTTATACTGCTGCAGTAAATTTTACAGATGCAGATAATAACTGGACTGCTGCTGAATATGCAAATACGAACAAAGATAATGGTGCACTTGACGCCCATTGGGGAGCTGAAAAAACGTATGATTATTGGTCAACAGTGCATGGTAGAAATAGTTTTAATAATGCAGGTGCTATCATAAAAAGCTATGTACACTACAGTAATGCATACGATAATGCCTACTGGGATGGTAGCGTAATGACTTATGGTGACGGAAGTGGAACTTACTTTGATATCTTAACTGCTATTGATGTTGCTGGACACGAAATTGGTCATGCCGTTTGTACTTATACAGCAAACTTAGCCTATCAAAAAGAATCAGGTGCGATGAATGAAGGTTTCTCTGATATTTGGGGAGCTTGTATTGAGTATTATGCCGCGCCTTCTAAATCTATTTGGCTAATTGGTGAAGATATAGAAAGAAGAGCTGGTCATCTTTCTCTTCGTTCTATGAGTAACCCTAAAGCCGAAGGGCAACCTGATACTTATGGCGGTACAAATTGGAAAGTTATTAATTGCGGAACCCCTACTCAAGCCAATGATTATTGTGGTGTTCATACAAATTCGGGTGTATTAAACCATTGGTTTTATATCTTGTCTGTAGGTAAGACAGGAACAAATGATATTGGTAGCTCTTATAGTGTAACAGGAATTACAATTGATAAAGCTGCAAAAATTGCTTATCGTTTAGAGAGTGTTTATCTAACTGCTAATTCTACTTTTGCAAATGCCAGAACATCTGGGATACAATCAGCTATTGATTTATATGGCGCTGGATCACCAGAGGTAATTGCAACAACTGACGCATTTTATGCAGTAGGTGTTGGAGCTTCTTATGTTGGTTCTACAGACACAATTGCCCCTACAGCTCCAACTGCTCTTGCAGCTTCTGGAACAACTGGAACAACTACTAATTTATCATGGACTGCAGCAACAGATAATGTAGCCGTAACTGGATACGATATTTATCAAGGAACAACTCTTAAAGGCTCATCTACAACTACAACTTATACTGTAACTGGGCTAACTGCTTTAACTGCTTATAGTTTTAGTGTAAAAGCCAAAGATGCTGCAGGAAATGTTTCGCCAGCAAGTAATACTGTAAATGTAACAACACTAGCCAATACTGTTACCTATTGTGCGTCACAAGGAAACAATACTGCCGACGAAAGAATCGGTAAGGTTGTATTTGGTACAATTAACAATACCTCAACAGGTACAGCTGGTTATGAAAACTTTACATCAATTTCAACCAATGTAGCTGCTGGAACTGCTTATACTATCACAATAACTCCTGCATGGACATCTACAACTTACAGTGAAGGTTATGCTGTTTTTATAGATTATAACCAAGATGGTGATTTTGCAGATACAGGCGAAACTGTTTGGACAAAAGCAACTTCTACAACAACTCCTGTAACTGGAACAATTACAATTCCAGCTTCGGCCACTCTTGGGACTACACGATTGAGAGTTGCTATGAAATACAACGGAATTCCAACTTCTTGTGAAGCTTTTTCTTATGGTCAAGTAGAGGATTACTCTGTGAATATTACTGCTGCTGGTGCAATTGTAACTCCAGAAGTAACTGCAGGATTAATAGAAACTAATGATAATACAAGTTTTGCCTTATATCCAAATCCTGTTAATAATGAGTTGAATGTTTCGTTAGCAAAAAGTGATGGAGCTACTTTCAGGATTACAAATAATCTTGGACAGCAAGTAACTGCAGGACAATTAAGCGGAACATCGATAGATGTTAGCAGCTTGAATACTGGTATTTACATCATAGAATTAAATAACGGCGGAAAAAGAATCGTTAAAAAATTCGTTAAGAAATAA
- a CDS encoding CoA transferase subunit B, translating to MLTKEDIAKRIAQELKDRFFVNLGIGIPTLVANYIPKGIDVEFQSENGVLGMGPFPFEGEEDADVINAGKQTITTLPGASFFDSAFSFGMIRSQKVDLTILGAMEVSENGDIANWKIPGKMVKGMGGAMDLVASAENIIVAMMHVNKAGESKILKKCSLPLTGVGCVKKVVTELAVLEITPKGFKLLERAPGVSVEHIIVSTEANLIIEGDIPEMIID from the coding sequence ATGTTAACAAAAGAAGATATTGCAAAACGAATTGCACAAGAGCTTAAAGACCGTTTTTTTGTGAATTTAGGCATCGGAATACCAACATTGGTAGCAAACTATATTCCGAAAGGAATTGATGTCGAATTTCAAAGCGAAAACGGTGTTCTAGGAATGGGGCCTTTCCCTTTTGAAGGAGAAGAAGATGCAGATGTTATTAATGCAGGAAAACAAACCATAACCACATTGCCTGGAGCTAGTTTCTTTGATTCAGCTTTTAGCTTTGGAATGATTCGTAGCCAAAAAGTAGACTTAACTATTCTTGGAGCTATGGAAGTTTCTGAAAATGGAGATATTGCCAATTGGAAAATTCCTGGAAAAATGGTAAAAGGAATGGGTGGTGCAATGGATCTAGTAGCTTCTGCAGAAAACATTATTGTTGCCATGATGCATGTAAACAAAGCAGGTGAGTCTAAAATACTAAAAAAATGCAGTTTACCGTTAACTGGAGTTGGTTGTGTAAAGAAAGTTGTTACCGAATTGGCTGTTTTAGAAATAACTCCAAAAGGTTTTAAACTTTTAGAACGAGCTCCTGGTGTTTCTGTTGAACACATTATAGTTTCAACCGAAGCAAACTTAATAATTGAAGGTGACATTCCTGAAATGATTATCGATTAA
- a CDS encoding CoA transferase subunit A, whose protein sequence is MISKKVNTVQEAIQGIKNDMTIMFGGFGLCGIPENTIAELVKTETSGLTCISNNAGVDDFGLGLLLQKKQIKKMISSYVGENAEFERQMLSGELDVELIPQGTLAERCRSAQAGIPAFFTPAGYGTEVAEGKEVREFNGKMHIMEEAFKADFAIVKAWKGDEAGNLIFKGTARNFNACMAGGAKITIAEVEELVPAGTLDPNQIHIPGIMVQRIFQGEKFEKRIEQRTVRQRN, encoded by the coding sequence ATGATTAGTAAAAAAGTCAACACCGTTCAGGAAGCAATTCAAGGAATTAAAAACGACATGACAATTATGTTTGGCGGATTTGGTTTATGTGGCATTCCAGAAAATACTATTGCCGAATTGGTAAAAACAGAAACCTCAGGGCTTACTTGTATCTCAAACAATGCAGGTGTAGATGATTTTGGTTTAGGGTTATTATTGCAAAAAAAGCAAATCAAGAAAATGATTTCTTCTTATGTTGGTGAAAATGCTGAATTCGAACGTCAGATGCTTTCTGGAGAATTAGATGTAGAACTCATTCCACAAGGAACATTAGCAGAACGTTGCCGTTCAGCACAAGCCGGAATCCCTGCTTTTTTTACTCCTGCAGGTTATGGGACAGAAGTTGCCGAAGGCAAAGAAGTTCGTGAATTTAATGGAAAAATGCATATTATGGAAGAAGCATTCAAAGCCGATTTTGCAATTGTAAAAGCATGGAAAGGCGATGAAGCTGGAAATCTTATCTTTAAAGGAACAGCTAGAAACTTTAATGCCTGCATGGCTGGGGGAGCAAAAATCACCATTGCCGAAGTTGAAGAACTGGTTCCTGCTGGAACATTAGATCCCAATCAAATTCATATTCCTGGAATTATGGTTCAACGCATTTTTCAGGGAGAAAAATTTGAGAAGAGAATTGAGCAGCGTACGGTAAGACAGAGAAATTAG
- a CDS encoding c-type cytochrome produces the protein MKKILLVLVILAFVSCKKEEKVTIDNSGMPSEETATLTAKTPEELGKAIFEGQGNCFACHQVDQKVIGPSIKEIAKIYKEKNGDMVAFLKGKGDPIVDPSQFEVMKTNFPVTQAMSDEELKAIETYFYSFLK, from the coding sequence ATGAAGAAAATACTACTGGTATTAGTAATACTTGCATTCGTTTCTTGTAAAAAAGAAGAGAAAGTAACGATAGATAATTCAGGAATGCCAAGCGAAGAAACGGCTACTTTAACTGCTAAAACTCCAGAAGAATTAGGAAAAGCAATTTTTGAAGGACAAGGAAATTGTTTTGCTTGTCATCAGGTAGACCAAAAAGTTATAGGCCCAAGCATTAAAGAAATCGCTAAAATATACAAAGAGAAAAACGGAGATATGGTTGCATTTCTTAAAGGAAAAGGGGATCCGATTGTTGATCCAAGTCAGTTTGAAGTCATGAAGACCAATTTTCCTGTAACGCAAGCTATGTCTGACGAAGAACTTAAAGCAATCGAAACTTATTTTTATAGCTTTTTAAAGTAG
- a CDS encoding penicillin-binding protein 1A, producing MAAKKNNPTKTDKDINYYKKTFWKIFGYGLLGVITFFLFASWGIFGSMPSFEDLENPDSNLATEIISSDGVVIGKYFQTNRSQLKYSDLPKSLVEALVATEDERFYEHSGIDGRGTLRAIASLGTSGGASTLTQQLAKQLFHGEGSKFLPFRIVQKVKEWIIAIRLERQYTKNEIIAMYCNVYDFGNYSVGVSSAAQTYFSKEPKDLTMDESAILVGMFKNSGLYNPVRNPQGVKNRRNVVLAQMEKAGMITEDQKNKLQALPISLKFKLESHREGTATYFREYLRDYMKKWVAENKKPDGSDYNIYKDGLKIYTTIDSRMQLHAEEAVAAHMKNLQEEFFLQSKTNKNAPFVNISEAETQRIINQAMKSSYRWSVMKAADKSDEEIIKSFSEKTKMTVFTWKGERDTIMTPLDSIRYYKHFLQAGLMAMEPQTGSIKAWVGGINYKYFQYDHVGQGARQVGSTFKPFVYAAAIEQLNMSPCDSILDGPFMIHKGRHHVTADWEPRNSDNRYRGMVTLKQGLANSINTVSAKLIDRVGPEAVVELAHKLGVKSQIPVQPSIALGAVEITVEDMVAAYSTFANQGVYVKPQFLNRIENKSGEVIYEPIPESHDVLNKDIAFAVIKLLQGVTESGSGSRLRTEGGGSGDKRWTGYPYMFRNPIAGKTGTTQNQSDGWFMGMVPNLVTGVWVGCEDRSARFKSITYGQGATAALPVWGYFMKLCYADPALQVSKSEFERPSNLSIKVDCYSAPKVKDTTDIEQNTDEFEL from the coding sequence ATGGCTGCTAAAAAAAACAATCCAACAAAAACTGATAAAGACATAAATTATTACAAAAAGACCTTTTGGAAAATTTTCGGTTATGGTTTATTAGGTGTTATTACCTTTTTCTTATTTGCTTCATGGGGAATCTTTGGTTCTATGCCTTCATTTGAAGACTTAGAAAATCCTGATTCTAATTTAGCTACTGAAATCATCTCCTCAGATGGAGTAGTTATTGGTAAGTATTTCCAGACAAACAGGTCACAGTTAAAATATTCTGACTTACCTAAAAGTCTTGTTGAAGCACTTGTAGCAACTGAAGATGAGCGTTTTTACGAACATTCGGGTATCGACGGACGTGGAACTTTAAGAGCTATTGCAAGTTTAGGAACTAGTGGAGGAGCAAGTACCCTTACGCAACAATTAGCCAAACAATTATTTCACGGAGAAGGATCAAAATTTTTACCTTTTAGAATTGTACAAAAAGTAAAAGAATGGATTATTGCCATTCGTTTAGAAAGACAATATACTAAAAATGAAATAATTGCAATGTATTGCAACGTATATGACTTTGGTAATTATTCCGTTGGTGTAAGTTCTGCTGCACAAACCTATTTTTCTAAGGAACCGAAAGATTTAACAATGGACGAATCGGCAATATTAGTCGGAATGTTCAAGAACTCAGGTTTATACAATCCCGTAAGAAATCCGCAAGGAGTTAAAAATCGTCGTAACGTTGTACTTGCCCAAATGGAAAAAGCAGGTATGATTACAGAGGATCAAAAAAACAAGTTACAAGCCCTTCCTATCTCACTGAAGTTTAAACTAGAAAGTCACCGAGAAGGAACGGCAACTTACTTTAGAGAATACCTACGTGATTATATGAAAAAATGGGTAGCTGAGAATAAAAAACCAGACGGTTCAGACTACAACATTTACAAAGATGGTCTAAAAATATATACTACTATTGATTCTAGAATGCAATTACATGCTGAAGAAGCAGTTGCGGCACATATGAAAAACTTACAGGAAGAGTTTTTCTTACAATCAAAAACAAATAAAAATGCTCCTTTTGTTAATATTTCTGAAGCTGAAACGCAACGAATTATAAATCAAGCTATGAAATCTTCGTACCGTTGGTCAGTAATGAAAGCTGCCGATAAAAGCGATGAAGAAATCATAAAATCATTTAGCGAAAAAACAAAAATGACTGTGTTTACCTGGAAAGGAGAAAGAGATACAATCATGACCCCTTTAGATTCTATACGTTATTACAAACACTTTTTACAAGCAGGTTTAATGGCAATGGAACCACAAACGGGTAGTATTAAGGCTTGGGTTGGTGGAATCAATTATAAATATTTTCAATACGATCACGTAGGGCAAGGGGCTAGACAAGTAGGTTCTACATTCAAACCGTTTGTTTATGCAGCTGCAATTGAGCAACTAAATATGTCTCCTTGCGACTCTATTCTTGATGGTCCATTTATGATTCACAAAGGACGTCATCATGTTACAGCCGATTGGGAACCAAGAAACTCTGATAACAGATATCGCGGAATGGTAACTTTAAAACAAGGTTTAGCTAACTCTATCAACACTGTATCAGCAAAATTAATTGACCGTGTTGGTCCTGAAGCGGTAGTTGAACTAGCACATAAACTAGGTGTAAAATCTCAAATTCCAGTACAACCTTCAATCGCATTAGGTGCTGTTGAAATCACAGTCGAAGATATGGTTGCTGCTTACAGCACATTTGCAAACCAAGGTGTTTATGTAAAACCACAGTTCCTAAACCGAATTGAAAATAAAAGCGGTGAAGTAATTTATGAGCCAATTCCAGAATCTCACGATGTACTAAATAAAGACATTGCCTTTGCAGTAATTAAATTGCTTCAAGGAGTTACCGAAAGTGGTTCAGGTTCACGTTTACGCACTGAAGGGGGCGGTAGTGGAGACAAACGCTGGACAGGATATCCATACATGTTCCGTAATCCTATTGCTGGAAAAACAGGAACAACACAAAATCAGTCAGATGGTTGGTTCATGGGTATGGTTCCAAACTTAGTAACGGGTGTTTGGGTAGGTTGTGAAGACCGTTCGGCACGTTTTAAAAGTATTACCTACGGACAAGGTGCAACAGCAGCCTTACCTGTTTGGGGTTATTTCATGAAACTTTGTTATGCCGATCCTGCTTTACAAGTATCAAAATCTGAATTTGAAAGACCTTCAAATCTTTCGATAAAAGTAGATTGCTACTCGGCTCCAAAAGTCAAAGACACAACAGACATTGAGCAAAACACAGACGAATTCGAACTGTAG
- a CDS encoding gliding motility lipoprotein GldH, which produces MRIKNSAILLLMAILLFSCDKKRVFDEYKSVGSAWHKDSIVTFNLPELDSTKRYNLFVNLRDNNNYPFNNIFLIVAIETQSGFTKVDTLEYQMAHPDGTLMGNGFTDIKESKLFYKEDVKFKGKYKVHIKQAVRESGKVPGVQQLEGITDVGFRIEKKD; this is translated from the coding sequence ATGAGAATAAAAAATAGCGCGATTCTTCTTTTGATGGCTATACTTCTTTTTTCATGCGATAAAAAAAGAGTATTTGATGAATACAAATCTGTTGGATCTGCCTGGCATAAAGATAGTATTGTAACATTTAATTTACCAGAATTAGATTCAACCAAACGATACAATTTATTTGTAAATTTGAGAGATAATAACAATTATCCTTTCAATAATATATTTTTAATTGTTGCTATTGAAACCCAAAGCGGATTCACCAAAGTAGATACCCTTGAATACCAAATGGCACACCCCGATGGAACTTTAATGGGCAATGGATTTACGGATATAAAAGAAAGTAAACTCTTTTACAAAGAGGACGTTAAATTTAAAGGGAAATACAAAGTTCACATCAAACAAGCAGTTAGAGAGTCTGGAAAAGTACCTGGTGTACAACAACTTGAGGGAATTACTGATGTAGGTTTTAGAATTGAAAAAAAAGATTAG
- a CDS encoding 3'-5' exonuclease → MIEKINLNNILFLDIETVPETAAFGELDDEMKELWEHKTQYQRKEDFTPEEFYDRAGIWAEFGKIVCISVGYFTIKGDIRNFRVTSFFGDEIKILKDFNNLLNNHYNKPYHVLCGHNAKEFDIPFIARRMIINQIAIPDKLNLFGKKPWEIPHLDTLELWKFGDYKHFTSLKLLTKILGIPSPKGDIDGSQVGHVFYVEKDIDRIVTYCEKDTIAVAQIFLRLRREDLLIDDEIIHV, encoded by the coding sequence ATGATTGAAAAAATAAACTTAAACAACATCCTTTTTCTAGATATAGAAACCGTTCCTGAAACAGCAGCGTTTGGAGAACTAGATGATGAGATGAAAGAACTCTGGGAGCATAAAACACAATATCAGCGAAAAGAGGATTTTACACCCGAAGAATTTTATGACCGTGCAGGAATTTGGGCTGAGTTTGGTAAGATTGTTTGTATATCTGTAGGGTATTTTACCATCAAAGGAGATATTCGAAATTTTCGAGTGACATCATTTTTTGGAGATGAGATAAAAATCCTTAAAGATTTCAATAATCTACTAAACAACCATTACAATAAACCGTACCATGTTTTATGCGGGCATAACGCAAAGGAATTCGATATTCCATTTATCGCTAGACGAATGATTATCAATCAAATTGCAATTCCAGACAAGCTGAATCTATTTGGAAAAAAACCATGGGAAATTCCACATCTGGATACCTTAGAGCTTTGGAAATTTGGTGATTATAAACATTTTACTTCCTTAAAACTATTGACAAAAATCCTCGGAATCCCTTCTCCAAAAGGAGATATTGACGGAAGTCAGGTCGGACATGTTTTTTATGTAGAGAAAGATATTGATAGAATCGTAACCTATTGTGAAAAAGACACCATCGCTGTAGCGCAAATCTTCCTTCGCTTGCGACGTGAAGATTTATTGATTGATGATGAGATTATTCATGTTTAG
- a CDS encoding nucleoside recognition domain-containing protein yields MVLSRFWLAIFISSIAFIVISLFTGNTYTIDYVLNGKKDEPILISEKYIEQIPAFVRDSIKKAPDNTVIINRDASNADTTYVYKNKTVKIFSGVQKSDGLLPTCKSTLVDLILPLIAYLAFFCGLMELLIISGASGKLAKGLSPVFVKVFPSIPKNHPSISYMTLNFAANFLGLDSAATPFGLKAMESLQEINPDKDKASDAQIMFMCLHASGLTLIATSIIGYRAAAGATNPADVMLPCIITSFIGTIAAFLIVGVKQKINFKSASLVLGLMVMIAAIVGLLFYVNSLDLIGKNFFTSNLSGLILFAIIGFTLVFSLRHEKKFIAAETTVFDAFVVGANNGVKTGVTIFPYVLGMLVAISLFRNSGLFEIISHWIAFIFSNMGVSKEITDALPVAMLRPFSSAGSRGFLIDSMNTFGADSMTGRLSSIFQCSAESTFYVIAVYFGSVNIKNTRYALGTMLLVDVICVITAIFVASWFF; encoded by the coding sequence ATGGTGTTAAGTAGATTTTGGCTAGCGATATTTATTTCGTCAATTGCTTTTATTGTAATCAGTTTGTTTACTGGTAATACATATACTATTGATTATGTTTTGAATGGTAAGAAAGATGAACCTATTTTAATCTCTGAAAAATATATTGAGCAAATTCCAGCGTTTGTAAGAGATAGTATTAAGAAAGCACCAGACAATACTGTTATTATCAATCGTGATGCTTCAAATGCAGATACAACCTACGTTTATAAAAACAAAACGGTAAAGATTTTTAGCGGTGTTCAAAAATCAGATGGCTTATTACCAACTTGTAAGAGCACTTTAGTCGATTTAATTCTTCCACTTATTGCTTATCTGGCTTTTTTCTGCGGATTGATGGAGCTTTTAATTATTTCAGGAGCTTCAGGGAAATTAGCAAAAGGCTTGAGTCCAGTGTTTGTAAAAGTGTTTCCTAGTATTCCAAAAAATCACCCATCGATTTCGTATATGACCTTAAATTTTGCAGCTAACTTCTTAGGATTAGATTCTGCAGCTACTCCCTTTGGTCTTAAAGCCATGGAAAGTTTACAAGAAATAAATCCAGATAAGGACAAAGCCAGTGATGCACAAATTATGTTTATGTGTTTGCATGCATCAGGTCTTACATTAATTGCGACTTCCATTATCGGATATCGTGCTGCTGCTGGTGCTACTAATCCAGCCGATGTAATGTTGCCTTGTATTATTACCTCTTTTATCGGGACAATTGCTGCTTTTTTAATTGTTGGTGTTAAACAAAAAATCAATTTCAAGAGTGCTTCTTTAGTTTTAGGATTGATGGTTATGATTGCTGCCATAGTTGGACTTTTATTCTATGTAAATAGTTTAGATTTAATTGGTAAAAACTTCTTTACATCAAATCTTTCAGGATTGATATTGTTTGCAATCATTGGTTTTACGTTGGTTTTCTCTCTTAGACATGAGAAAAAATTTATTGCTGCTGAGACTACCGTTTTTGATGCATTTGTAGTAGGAGCAAACAATGGAGTTAAAACAGGAGTTACTATCTTCCCTTATGTTTTAGGAATGTTAGTAGCTATCTCATTATTTAGAAACAGTGGTTTGTTTGAAATTATCAGCCATTGGATAGCATTTATTTTTTCGAATATGGGAGTGAGCAAAGAAATCACCGATGCGTTACCAGTTGCAATGCTTCGTCCTTTTAGTTCTGCGGGTTCACGAGGTTTCTTGATTGATTCGATGAATACTTTTGGAGCAGATTCTATGACAGGAAGATTGAGTAGTATTTTTCAATGTAGTGCCGAAAGTACTTTTTACGTAATTGCAGTTTACTTTGGGTCAGTAAACATAAAAAACACCCGTTACGCATTAGGAACTATGCTTTTGGTAGATGTAATTTGTGTGATTACAGCTATATTTGTGGCGAGTTGGTTTTTTTAA
- a CDS encoding winged helix DNA-binding domain-containing protein, with protein MTHPEIAFLRMASQKILKTNFHEPQEIVKHLGAMQAQDYSMAKWAIGSRCDASEKSIEEAINSGKIIRTHILRPTWHFVSADDIYWMLDISGPQVKKIVLSAARKNGFDEKKLDKVNSSIQKILAGNNSLTRDEIMQELDVKKNSGDGFFNSTIIMMNAELDGLVCNGKMKGKQLTYSLLEEKVPKTNTKLTKEEGLAKLAKRYFESHGPATLLDFTWWSGFPATIAKLAIYSVESELDSIEVDGKKYWFKKGLPSEINTPKSIHFLPSFDEILISYKTREITIAKEHQANAFTNNGIFWPIIIEDEKVIGTWKRAAKKEHTKIETNFFETISADKKSLVLEAITPFENYLETKIIIE; from the coding sequence ATGACACATCCAGAAATAGCTTTTTTAAGAATGGCTTCACAAAAAATATTGAAGACCAATTTTCATGAACCTCAAGAAATTGTAAAACATTTGGGAGCTATGCAGGCGCAAGATTATTCGATGGCAAAATGGGCAATTGGTTCACGATGTGATGCTTCAGAAAAGAGTATTGAAGAAGCAATTAATTCTGGCAAAATTATTCGAACACATATTTTACGCCCAACTTGGCATTTTGTTTCTGCAGATGATATTTATTGGATGTTAGATATTTCAGGGCCTCAGGTAAAAAAAATTGTGCTTTCTGCAGCTAGAAAAAATGGTTTTGACGAAAAGAAATTAGATAAAGTTAATTCATCAATCCAAAAGATATTAGCAGGGAACAATTCATTGACTCGTGATGAAATTATGCAAGAACTTGACGTTAAGAAAAATTCGGGTGATGGATTTTTCAATAGCACCATCATTATGATGAATGCAGAATTAGATGGTCTAGTTTGTAACGGAAAAATGAAAGGAAAGCAGTTAACATATTCATTACTAGAAGAGAAAGTCCCAAAAACAAATACTAAACTAACAAAAGAGGAAGGGCTGGCAAAATTAGCAAAACGATATTTTGAAAGTCATGGACCTGCAACATTATTAGATTTTACATGGTGGTCAGGTTTTCCAGCTACAATAGCAAAATTGGCTATTTATTCAGTTGAATCAGAGCTAGATTCTATTGAAGTTGATGGTAAAAAGTATTGGTTTAAAAAAGGCCTTCCTTCAGAAATTAATACTCCGAAAAGTATCCATTTTCTACCTTCGTTTGATGAGATTCTAATTTCATATAAAACGCGAGAAATCACTATTGCAAAAGAGCATCAAGCCAATGCTTTCACAAACAACGGTATCTTTTGGCCTATAATAATAGAAGACGAAAAAGTCATTGGAACATGGAAACGAGCAGCAAAAAAGGAACATACAAAGATAGAAACCAATTTTTTTGAGACGATTTCTGCAGACAAAAAGAGTCTTGTTTTGGAAGCTATCACTCCTTTTGAGAACTACTTAGAAACTAAAATTATTATAGAATAA
- a CDS encoding methylated-DNA--[protein]-cysteine S-methyltransferase, with translation METAYINSPLGITKIVGDENGISEITVANAGDNGVSDKIATELQEAVSQLNDYFLGKRIEFDFKLNPKGTDFQQRVWKGLLEIPFGKTMSYLELSKKLGDVKAIRAVASANGKNPLWIVVPCHRVIGTDGSLTGYAGGLWRKKWLLEHENPVKQQSLF, from the coding sequence ATGGAAACAGCGTACATTAATTCACCTTTAGGAATCACCAAAATTGTTGGCGATGAAAACGGAATCTCAGAGATTACCGTTGCTAACGCTGGAGACAATGGGGTTTCTGATAAAATTGCAACAGAGTTGCAAGAAGCTGTTTCGCAATTAAACGACTATTTTTTAGGCAAAAGAATAGAATTTGATTTTAAGCTAAACCCCAAAGGAACAGATTTTCAACAAAGAGTTTGGAAAGGATTACTTGAGATTCCTTTTGGTAAAACCATGAGTTATTTAGAACTATCCAAAAAGTTAGGAGATGTTAAAGCTATTCGTGCCGTAGCATCTGCAAATGGGAAAAATCCACTTTGGATTGTTGTTCCTTGTCATCGCGTAATAGGAACTGATGGATCACTAACAGGATATGCTGGAGGATTATGGCGTAAGAAATGGTTATTAGAACATGAAAATCCAGTAAAACAGCAAAGTCTATTTTAG